Within Vicia villosa cultivar HV-30 ecotype Madison, WI linkage group LG1, Vvil1.0, whole genome shotgun sequence, the genomic segment CCCAAATACAGTGGCGAACGGCAACACTGTGATACTTGTTATTTCCCATTTCTTTAATCCCCATTTTTCATCAAACCTCCGAACGCTCCATGCCAAGATAGTTGTATAAACGAAAATCAATACGTTCAAACCAACACCTATCATCCCAAGATATAAAGGCAGTCTGCAATAGAACTAAGGAGAAGATCATGAAAATTGTAATAATGATATAAAGCCGAGTATTAGATCTCTATGAATCACAAAAATAAATTTGAAGATGCCCTCATTATTTCAAATATAGATATTGTCAAACAGGTACAGAAACACTCAATTTACACTTCACCAAACCAGGCATAAATATAATAGGAAATATAGAAGGTACGTAAATAACACCGATTCAGTTTGAAATATTTGTCGGATACTGTTTAGCTGAACGTATACATAGTAAATATGTACAAGCTGATAACTCAGCTGGTTAAACCGAAAATGGGAGATCATGTTTTGAGTTATGTACTGATTTTATGTTTAAGATTGATGATCTAGTATTTGCATGCATGCATGCCTGCCTCATGGTCTGCCGAAATAAATGAATAGGTAAGACCGTAAGAGACATCATATTTGAAAAGCAACAAAACATTGGGGTTTCTCCAAGTATATGGTGGATATATATTAAAAGCATGTCTCATAGCCCACCTCATGTTTTGATTTCCCTTTTAATTTCACACCTTATAGAATGGAAAAGTTCACATTATCCGAGAGGCACGGTTTGACCCAAGTACCTCCATGAAAATGAACACATGAAAGCGAACACTGTCAACCAATATCCTTAGTGTGTGTTTGGTTTAGCGTTTGAAATCAGAAACGTGCGTCTAGCAGCCTTCCCACCGGGATTTCAAGAAGCTACAAAGTGTAGCTTCTACTCCAAAACGCGCGTCTAGCATTTTTCGCCGCGGATCCAAACAGGCTATTAGTTCGCTAAGCATCCCCCAACGTTTATGACTCGCAATGTGGTTAGCTTTACAGTTCACAAGATCTTCAACTAATAAGTAACGCGAGAGCCACGGTATAGTGTAGCAGAATTTGGACAAATCACTATTGTTTCGCGACACACTATTTAGCATAAAATGTTGTTTAATAGCCGCTATAGCGATATAGTGTAGCAGAATTTGGATAAATCACTATTGTTTCGCGACACACTATTTAGCATAAAATGTTGTTTAATAGCCGCTATAGCACTATAGTGTAGCAGAATTTGGACAAACCGCTATTGATTCACGAAACACTATTTAGCACAAAATATTGTCAAATAGCTGCAAAAGCGACGGTATAGCACAATTGAATAGCGGAATTTTAACAATCTACACGCAATTGACAACCCTGGTCTAAACTAACCATGAAGGCTAACCTATCAAGGTTTGCAAACAAATTCCCGCCACCATCTTCGGTACAACAAAAAAGTCATAACTTTAATTACACCAGCATCAAAGAAACAATGAGCATCAACATAATTTAAAAAGACAGCAGCGGTTTATAAAAATAACTCAAACTGTAACACAACAAAGCTAACTTGGAATATTATTACCTTCTAATGCGATCGTCATGGCACATGAGATATATGAAATTCGAATGCTGATCACCatagtaaataataaaaacaGCCGAAGCAAGCCAAAGAAAATTTTCCAGCATCTCGATCCATGTCCTCGGTGGAGGAGGACTTGGAGGCAGAATAGAACGCTGCCTCGAGCATGCATCATCTTCCAAGTCATCACCACTACTAGCATAACCCTGGCTATGTCTTTGTCTCATCAAACTACCTGCCCCAGTAGGTGTTCCCCCAGACATTGCAATGCAACAGATTACACAAACAACCCACCAAGTTTCAACAACTAGTAACAACAAAAATTACCAAAACCTATGAATATCCCCACCCTTCAATTCTTCTAAACTACCAAACAATTGTGACAAAAATCAATAATTTTTCTGCAGATAACTAATGATTTCCAAAACCCATACACAAAATCTAATCTTTCTAAGAATTTCACTATGATATAGAGTAAACTTCCCAACAATTCAGCACCAGCTAATCAATCAATCTCTCATGGATAAGATTCAATTCAGGCATAGAAATAATCGTCAGACAGAAAAACAACCTACGAACAATCCTACCCACGAAAGACAATGAAACCTCCAAAATCCTAGACAGAAACAAAAACTCTTCcaataataatttcaaaaaaaaatcccaATTGGGATTTGAATAATCAACCAATAGTGAGGAGAAATTGGAGGGAACCCAGTTGGAGGAAGAGGCAAAGAACGTTGAATCTTGAAGAAAGAGAGGATCTTGGTAAGAGTTTGAAGAAAGAGTGAAACTTGGATTTGAAAAAACGGAGAAGAGGGTTAGGCATGTGCGCATGCGTGATTTCTTCTCCAAAAGATGAGAAGAAACTAAGGTATATGAATATGAGACTACTCTTCAAATCCAAGTTTCaatcttttaattaataaaaattaaattaatattttcgtTTTCATACAATGAATGAATTCAGATTCTTTTCCTATTTTGGTACCCTTCGAATCTTTTTCATAGTTAATTTTTTtgacttgaatatttatttttattacttttgacaaagatttgattttgtttctcTCTTagaaaagaaagaacaaaagattttgttttctttttgttttcttcaatttgattttgttttctaaagaaaaatattttgagtttgctAACAAATTTAATGagtaagaaaaaagatgaaataataatgataataagatTTAGGTTAGAATTATTAACAAAATATATTAGTTTTAACAATATTGATATTTATGAAATTTGTAccgataaaaatattaatatttatgaattGAATTCAATTTTAaagatttattattcttttttactaaattatttggTTATGAAAGTGTAAGATTTCAAATAGTTTTAATTTATCAAAGTTTTGAAATGAAGATTTGATCAtataaattattgaatattagttaattatcaaaattacaaaaaaaaattaaattacttcAAAATGCATTACCTTTAAAACTAAATTATATAATGATACAtttcatattaattttattatcaaaCTAATAAATATACATCTAACGTAAGATAGGAATAGATCAGACTAGTCTATGTAGAACTATAAtctgatttatttaatatttaacgtGAACTGATTTATTTGAGATTTGGTCTGATCTgatctatttaataaaaaaagttaatttttaattttttttaaaagtctatttaattaaataggataaaattagaCTATTAAAAAAACATGTGAACTTTTATATATTGACTAGGTCAGTTTAATGCTTTTTTTATTGACATCATTAATGGTCATAGACTTTTATAATGCTCATTAATGTCTATGATCTTATGATCTTATGACCTATTATAAACTTTTATATTAGAAAATAGAATAGGTTggtttataagttttttttttctttcgcaCTCTGGTTCCCAGAGGAAAGAGGCCCTAGTAATCCAGAGTTTATGCCAAGAGGTACGAGCACTGGCCAAACATTGTTCCCACCTAGAAATCGAACCCGGTATTCCCCGGATTACGTCCTTAGCAGGAGCCCCTTAACCACTGGAGCCCAAGTGCTTGGTTGGTTCATAAAGTTTTATTTGTAAAACAAACTATTTGAAAAAATTAATGTCAAACAAACTTTTAAATAGGTTTTTAGGTCGcgtcagacttttaaaaaggacaGGTcagataaatttttttataataggtCATAAACTAAGTTCAGGCTTTAAAAATTTATTGTAGGCTAGACTCAAACCTTCTAAGGTCTGCACTGAATTTGAAGTACTtgttcgatcagaaagagttgaacgtGAGGCAGAGGAGGTGGCTCAAATTTCTGAAAAACTacaattttggtttaaattaccatcctggtaaggccaATGTCGTAGTTGATGCTTTAAGCAGGAAGTCGTTGTATATGTCAATGCTTATGGTTCAAGAATTGGAGTTAATCGAGCAATTCTGAGATCTAAGTCTGTTGTATGAAAGAACTTCTAACAATGTaaagttgggtatgttgaagcaAACTAGTGGTATTCTAGAGGAAATCAAAGAAGGTAAAAAGATCAATTTGGGATTGGTTGACCGGTTAGTATCGATCAATCAAGGTAAAGGTGATGAGTTAAAGATCGACGAGAATGGAGTTATGAGGTTCAAAGACGGGGTTTGTGTGCCTGAGGTGCAAGAACTTAAGAAGATTATTCTTGAAGAATGTCATAAGAGTGGTCTGAGTATTAATCATGGTGCCACTAAAATGTATAAGAATTTGAAGAAGATGTTTTGGTGGTCGGGTATGAAAAAGGAGGtagctgagtttgtttatgcctATTTGATTTGCCAGAAgttaaagattgaacatcagaagttGTTGGGTCTGAGGCAACCGTTGagcattcctgagtggaaatgggataacaTTTCCATGGACTTTATGACGAGTTTGCCGAAGACGACGAAGGGATGTAGTCGCGCGTTGAAGTAACTCGTGATGTAACTCTTTAGGGGTGTAATTGAtctctccttatatatatatatatatatatatatatatatatatatatatatatatatatatatatatatatatatatatatatatatatatatatatataatcaaaaaaGGAGTAATGATTGAAAGTGATGGTGGATCTGAACCTCAGCGCGGTGGAGAGTGGGCCTGCAAGGTTAGCTCTCCAACGCTCAAGTCAGTGTGAGGGAGAAAAGtgaattaaaattgtttttgaaacttGTTATTTCAATCTGGCAACTTCTCTATATATGTAAAAAAGAAATAACAAACTCGTTATTTGTTTGGAGTTAATTGCGGAGATTCGTTGAATGTACTTTCAGTTGAGATCTTTGTTAACGTCGTGAGGAAAGTGCTCGTGCTAAGATGATTCTGGAAGTAGTATTAATCCATCAAAGTAGTCGGTCGGGGTCGATATGACCGGCCAAAAACAATTGTCCCCAAGCTCGTGCCTATGGTTAGCAAGGCATAGGTTTATTATGTCAGCTTCGGACGCCACCAATCTTGAGATCACCTTCGGACAGGCGATAGAGAAATATTTTAGTTTTCTGGAGATTTATGCCTTTAACGCTCCTTGCTTCAAAACGTCTTTTCAGAAGTATCATCATTGCACCTCTTAAGAACTAAAACTCTTGAGTATTGTGTGTGACTGATTTGACACATTTGGTGGAGTCTTTTTGCATGCTAGATCATAGTTTTTGAAGAGTCGGTGTTGTCTTTCTGAGTTATTTCTTTAATTTAGCAATTATCTTTTCCTTTGGTGTTTCACTTTCCTGTACCTAAAAAGTTAGTGTAATATAGGTAAAAAAATCATATAAGAATATTCACAAGTCTCATAAGAATATTCGATTTTCTTGAGTAGACACTGTTTTTTCTTCTACTGCTTTTGTTTTCGCTAAAATTGGCAATCTTAATGACGTCTTTAGCGAAGTCGGTCTATCTTGTTAAGGAGGAGTATTGAGTCCTAGGGAAGATGAAAGACCCAAGACACCAAATTTTTATATGCTACTAAAGTGAAAACACCAAATCTAATGAGTTGGTAAAACTGACTAGTATGAAAACATCAAATCTAATGAGTTGGTAAAACTGCCTAATATAAAAACATCTAGTCAATATAAATCCATCACTTATTAAAATCTACAAAGAATTAGTGTTCCCGAAGTTGAGATATGTGTCATAACCACCAAACCAGCCCAATATTTGAGAATAAATACATAATCAGCCAATAATTTCCTTAAATCCCCTTTTCCAAGCAATTTCAAACCCATAGAAAATACTCCAAAACTCATAATCCAACACACAAGAAACGCCAACCTTGGTACTAGGGCAGGTTTGGCGTGCAAAGTCTCCAGTTCGCTCTCATCATTAAAGCATTTGTTAATCACTCGAGTTTTCCATAATCCTAGACGTCCAAGATGCTTCTGTTTACACAGTACAACACAAGACACCAAATGGGGGCTTTCTGACTATATCCTTATCAGTTATCTCCCTAAATGTAACTTCTGCATAAGTTACCAATTTTTCACAAATGGATTAGGTAATAAAGTTGTTTGCATAGTA encodes:
- the LOC131633738 gene encoding uncharacterized protein LOC131633738, which encodes MSGGTPTGAGSLMRQRHSQGYASSGDDLEDDACSRQRSILPPSPPPPRTWIEMLENFLWLASAVFIIYYGDQHSNFIYLMCHDDRIRRLPLYLGMIGVGLNVLIFVYTTILAWSVRRFDEKWGLKKWEITSITVLPFATVFGIISFCLFSFALWPIWGFLTIPLLFTLFMACMVVIPYLIFGTLRPQYDELRTD